The Sphingomonas alpina genome has a segment encoding these proteins:
- a CDS encoding FtsW/RodA/SpoVE family cell cycle protein, with protein sequence MTDTRVAPPKGVWGRMKDRGGRGDRSPLGLWFWDIDRVLLLLTLLLIAIGLVAVGAASPSAAQRYSDEKHHIPPLFYLWWQLAWVGVSLPVLFVVSMLPVAFARRMALIGTVVCLGLLMLVPFIGIERNGATRWLDFGVSLLQPSEFLKPFFIVTTAWLLSLRAQDSDLPVVTITGALTALVAVLLMMQPDFGQTVVFAAVWLALLMISGTPVKVMATLIGCVPAGLIAAYIFYDTARVRIDAFLFPGAEGGSDNFQTNAAHNAITAGGWRGTGPGGGTMKFRLPEGHTDYIFSVIGEEFGLVACAVIAILFLAIVVRVFVKLLDEQDEFRLFAAAGLATQFGAQALISMAVNTGLAPSKGMTLPFISYGGSSLIALSIGMGLLLAFTRRNPFVSRSPYIARWSGE encoded by the coding sequence ATGACCGATACGCGCGTTGCTCCGCCCAAGGGCGTATGGGGGCGGATGAAGGATCGCGGCGGGCGTGGTGACCGGTCGCCGCTCGGCCTGTGGTTCTGGGATATCGACCGCGTCCTGTTGTTGCTGACGCTGTTGCTGATCGCGATCGGCCTGGTTGCGGTCGGGGCTGCATCGCCGTCCGCCGCACAGCGCTATTCGGACGAGAAGCACCATATCCCGCCGCTCTTCTATCTGTGGTGGCAGCTTGCCTGGGTCGGCGTGTCGCTGCCCGTGCTGTTCGTCGTGTCGATGCTGCCGGTCGCGTTCGCGCGGCGCATGGCGTTGATCGGCACGGTGGTGTGCCTCGGGCTGCTGATGCTGGTGCCGTTCATCGGCATCGAGCGCAACGGTGCAACGCGCTGGCTCGATTTCGGCGTGTCGCTACTCCAGCCGTCCGAATTCCTGAAACCCTTCTTCATCGTCACGACGGCATGGCTGCTGTCGTTGCGCGCGCAGGACAGCGACCTGCCGGTGGTGACCATCACCGGTGCGCTGACCGCATTGGTCGCGGTGCTGTTGATGATGCAGCCCGATTTCGGCCAGACCGTGGTGTTTGCCGCGGTCTGGCTTGCGTTGCTGATGATCTCCGGCACGCCGGTCAAGGTGATGGCGACGCTGATCGGCTGCGTGCCGGCCGGCCTGATCGCCGCCTATATCTTCTACGACACCGCACGGGTGCGGATCGACGCGTTCCTGTTTCCCGGGGCCGAGGGCGGGTCGGATAATTTCCAGACCAACGCTGCGCACAATGCGATCACGGCGGGCGGCTGGCGTGGCACGGGCCCCGGCGGCGGTACGATGAAGTTCCGCCTTCCCGAAGGGCATACCGATTATATCTTCTCGGTAATCGGTGAGGAATTCGGGCTGGTCGCCTGCGCGGTGATCGCGATCCTGTTCCTGGCGATCGTGGTACGGGTGTTCGTCAAGCTACTCGACGAGCAGGACGAGTTCCGTCTGTTCGCCGCCGCAGGTCTGGCGACCCAATTCGGGGCACAAGCGCTGATCAGCATGGCGGTCAATACCGGCCTTGCCCCTTCGAAAGGCATGACTTTGCCATTCATCAGCTATGGCGGATCGTCGCTGATCGCTCTGTCGATCGGCATGGGATTGCTGCTTGCCTTTACCCGCCGAAATCCGTTCGTATCGCGATCACCCTATATCGCACGGTGGAGCGGCGAATGA